From one Sphingomonas sp. BT-65 genomic stretch:
- a CDS encoding oligogalacturonate lyase family protein has translation MMKQLLGGAMLAALVWVVPAAASDVGKRYAPEMQTVVDRVTGRPLKVLTAGKSSDSKIYPTHRQWTKDGNHIVFRSSNRAASGPQAFVVNEITGDIIQITDSPGVNTGGLNVARLSNKVYYTRQPDGAQDGAELVEIDLEALLADAYKGTPRAQGYERIVATMPKDGSITTGFGLDADEKTAYISFNQRKPPPRAPGALAPQVPSGIRAVNIASGATRTILTTPWLIGHIQANPIRPGEIMYCHETGGDAPQRMWLVKGDGSGNRPIYVEGPDDWVTHEQFADGDHVIFNLMGHTMKLRQKPSGLMVVSLRDGRVENLGQTDSYTVTRSELKYFNSVNIPQDESNTGGYWHNAVTYDGRWAAGDDFDGNVHLIDRKTSKRTLLTAGHRMRPDHAHPSFSPDGTRILLQSGMMTDGERLSLVIAPVPDGKDM, from the coding sequence ATGATGAAGCAGCTTCTGGGCGGCGCGATGCTCGCCGCCCTTGTCTGGGTCGTGCCCGCCGCCGCCAGCGATGTCGGCAAGCGCTATGCGCCCGAAATGCAGACCGTGGTCGACCGCGTCACCGGCCGCCCGCTCAAGGTGCTGACCGCGGGCAAGTCGAGCGATTCGAAGATCTACCCCACCCACCGGCAATGGACGAAGGACGGCAACCACATCGTCTTCCGCTCGTCGAACCGCGCCGCCTCGGGTCCGCAGGCGTTCGTGGTCAACGAGATTACCGGTGACATCATCCAGATCACCGACAGCCCCGGCGTGAACACCGGCGGCCTCAACGTCGCGCGGCTGTCGAACAAGGTCTATTACACGCGCCAGCCAGACGGGGCGCAGGACGGGGCCGAGCTGGTCGAGATCGACCTCGAGGCGCTGCTCGCCGACGCCTATAAGGGCACGCCGCGCGCGCAGGGCTATGAGCGGATCGTCGCGACGATGCCCAAGGACGGCTCGATCACCACCGGTTTCGGCCTCGATGCCGACGAGAAGACCGCGTACATCAGCTTCAACCAGCGCAAGCCGCCGCCGCGCGCGCCGGGCGCGCTCGCGCCGCAGGTGCCGAGCGGCATCCGCGCGGTGAACATCGCCAGCGGCGCGACCAGGACGATCCTCACGACGCCGTGGCTGATCGGCCATATCCAGGCCAATCCGATCCGGCCGGGTGAGATCATGTACTGCCATGAGACCGGCGGCGACGCGCCCCAGCGCATGTGGCTGGTCAAGGGCGACGGCTCGGGCAACCGCCCGATCTATGTCGAGGGTCCCGACGACTGGGTGACGCACGAGCAGTTCGCCGACGGCGATCACGTCATCTTCAACCTGATGGGCCACACGATGAAGCTGCGCCAGAAGCCATCGGGGCTGATGGTGGTCTCGCTGCGCGACGGGCGCGTCGAGAATCTCGGCCAGACCGACAGCTACACGGTCACCCGCAGCGAGCTCAAATACTTCAACAGTGTCAACATCCCGCAGGATGAATCGAACACCGGCGGCTATTGGCATAACGCGGTCACCTATGACGGCCGCTGGGCGGCGGGCGACGATTTCGACGGCAACGTCCATCTGATCGACCGCAAGACCTCGAAGCGCACCCTGCTCACCGCCGGGCACCGCATGCGGCCGGATCATGCCCATCCGAGCTTCAGCCCGGACGGCACGCGCATCCTGCTCCAGTCGGGGATGATGACCGATGGCGAGCGGCTGTCGCTGGTGATCGCGCCGGTGCCGGACGGCAAGGACATGTGA